One genomic segment of Gossypium arboreum isolate Shixiya-1 chromosome 3, ASM2569848v2, whole genome shotgun sequence includes these proteins:
- the LOC108472764 gene encoding myosin-16-like isoform X4: protein MDNFFFIFSSIESLWFYFISFHSSIFFQFDKHGRISGAAIRSYLLDRSRVCQVFDPERNYHCFYLLCAAPAEEVEKYKLGKPQSYHWCNAY from the exons ATGGAcaatttcttcttcattttttcttCCATAGAATCTCTCTGGTTCTATTTTATTTCCTTCCATTCTTCCATTTTCTTCCAG TTTGATAAGCATGGAAGAATATCAGGAGCAGCCATCCGGAGTTATCTTTTAGATAGATCTCGTGTTTGTCAAGTTTTCGATCCGGAACGTAACTATCACTGTTTTTATCTTCTTTGTGCTGCGCCGGCGGAG GAAGTTGAAAAGTACAAATTGGGAAAACCCCAAAGCTATCACTG GTGCAATGCTTACTGA